Proteins encoded within one genomic window of Hevea brasiliensis isolate MT/VB/25A 57/8 chromosome 8, ASM3005281v1, whole genome shotgun sequence:
- the LOC110653563 gene encoding uncharacterized acetyltransferase At3g50280-like — translation MPSAPSLTLISKCTVFPDQKSTMEDLKLSVSDLPMLSCHYIQKGNLFTRPPIPIESLVSLLKNSLSQTLSHFPPLAGRLKTDSNGYVYITCNDAGVDFLQASATHLSIRDILSPFHVPECVESFFAFDRTVSYDGHCKPILAVQVTELADGVFIGCALNHSVTDGTSFWNFFNTFAELSRGIKKIRRQPDFSRNSVLISPAVLQVPEGGPKVTFNENEPLSERIFSFSREAILKLKARANNKKWIDNSSIDPVELMGKQSNDPLYRQRNGKAMTEILGNWLKNAVSKPQEMESNKTPAAGEISSFQSLCALLWKAVTRARKLNPTKTTTFRMAVNCRHRLNPKLDPLYFGNAIQSIPTYASTGDVLSRDLRWCAEQLNENVIAHNDATVRRFVENWEENPRCFPLGNFDGASMTMGSSPRFPMYDNDFGWGRPLAVRSGRANKFDGKISAFPGREGGGSVALEVVLAPETMAGIERDYEFMQYVSK, via the coding sequence ATGCCTTCTGCTCCGTCTTTAACTCTGATCTCAAAATGCACTGTCTTCCCAGACCAGAAATCCACCATGGAAGACCTTAAGCTCTCAGTCTCTGACCTTCCAATGCTCTCTTGCCACTATATCCAAAAGGGAAATCTTTTCACTCGTCCTCCGATTCCAATTGAATCCCTTGTTTCCCTTCTTAAAAATTCTCTCTCTCAAACACTTTCTCATTTCCCTCCTCTCGCTGGTCGCTTGAAAACAGACTCCAATGGTTACGTATACATAACCTGCAACGACGCAGGGGTTGATTTCCTGCAAGCCAGCGCCACCCATCTCTCCATTCGAGATATTCTTTCTCCGTTTCATGTCCCGGAGTGTGTCGAGAGCTTCTTTGCTTTTGATCGGACGGTTAGTTACGATGGACATTGCAAGCCAATCTTGGCTGTTCAGGTGACTGAGCTAGCAGACGGTGTTTTCATAGGTTGTGCCTTGAACCATTCCGTCACAGATGGGACTTCCTTCTGGAACTTCTTTAACACCTTCGCCGAGCTTTCTAGAGGAATCAAGAAAATAAGGCGCCAGCCCGATTTTTCAAGAAACTCGGTGCTGATATCCCCGGCAGTGCTTCAAGTCCCCGAGGGTGGCCCCAAGGTCACTTTTAATGAAAACGAGCCATTAAGTGAAAGAATCTTTAGCTTTAGCAGAGAAGCGATTTTGAAGCTCAAAGCCAGAGCTAACAACAAGAAATGGATTGACAATTCAAGCATTGACCCAGTCGAATTAATGGGTAAACAAAGTAATGATCCTTTATATCGTCAAAGGAACGGAAAGGCGATGACTGAAATTCTTGGAAACTGGTTAAAGAACGCCGTTTCGAAACCTCAAGAAATGGAGTCCAACAAAACTCCAGCGGCGGGGGAGATTTCTTCTTTTCAATCATTGTGCGCGCTGCTGTGGAAGGCGGTGACGCGGGCGAGGAAGCTTAACCCAACTAAAACGACGACGTTTAGAATGGCAGTGAATTGCAGACACCGGTTGAACCCGAAACTGGATCCGCTTTATTTCGGGAATGCAATTCAAAGCATACCCACCTACGCATCAACCGGTGACGTTTTGTCTCGGGATCTACGCTGGTGTGCCGAGCAATTAAATGAAAACGTGATAGCTCACAACGACGCAACGGTACGTCGTTTTGTGGAGAACTGGGAGGAGAATCCACGGTGTTTTCCGCTGGGAAACTTTGATGGTGCATCAATGACCATGGGTAGCTCGCCTAGATTTCCTATGTATGATAACGATTTTGGGTGGGGCCGACCTTTGGCCGTTAGGAGTGGTAGGGCCAACAAGTTTGACGGTAAGATCTCGGCCTTTCCTGGGCGGGAAGGTGGCGGCAGCGTCGCCTTGGAGGTTGTATTGGCGCCTGAAACAATGGCTGGGATTGAGCGTGATTATGAATTCATGCAATATGTATCTAAATGA
- the LOC110653501 gene encoding WUSCHEL-related homeobox 7-like: protein MEERMSGFCITKARNVRGSGGGGDSGNKCSTGAKCGRWNPTSEQVKVLTDLFRSGLRTPSTDQIQKISSQLSFYGKIESKNVFYWFQNHKARERQKRRRVSVDDKDMMIRREDNLSSSARYFSEISQFTEPERVIETLQLFPLNSFSEGESEKLIFQSNECKEPTSFSYTCGTEMDHPPLDLRLSFL, encoded by the exons ATGGAAGAGAGAATGTCAGGCTTTTGTATTACAAAAGCAAGAAATGTTCGTggcagtggtggtggtggtgatagtGGTAATAAATGCAGCACTGGAGCTAAGTGCGGACGTTGGAATCCTACTTCTGAACAAGTTAAAGTTCTGACTGATTTGTTCAGGTCCGGTCTCCGAACTCCGAGCACTGATCAAATCCAGAAGATCTCTTCTCAGCTTAGTTTCTatggaaagattgagagcaagaaCGTATTTTACTGGTTTCAAAACCACAAAGCTAGGGAAAGGCAGAAGCGGCGGAGGGTCTCTGTCGATGATAAGGACATGATGATTCGTCGAGAAGACAATCTTTCGTCCTCTGCAAGAT ATTTTTCTGAGATAAGTCAGTTTACTGAGCCAGAACGAGTGATCGAAACTCTCCAGCTATTCCCATTAAACTCATTCAGTGAAGGGGAATCAGAGAAGCTTATATTTCAATCAAATGAATGTAAGGAACCCACATCTTTTTCCTACACATGTGGCACGGAAATGGATCATCCACCATTGGATCTGCGATTAAGCTTCCTGTAA
- the LOC110653570 gene encoding eukaryotic translation initiation factor 3 subunit F: protein MAASEHTVLQFTPTQSSTSLSAKVHPLVIFNICDCYVRRPDQAERVIGTLLGSVLPDGTVDIRNSYAVPHNESSDQVALDIDYHHNMLLSLQKVNPKEVIVGWYSTGLGVTGGSALIHEFYSREVPNPIHLTVDTGFRNGEGTIKAYVSVNLSLGDRQLAAQFQEIPVDLRMVEAERVGFDILKTPMVDKIPSDLEGMEASMQRLLALIDDVYKYVDDVVEGHVASDSSIGRFISETVASLPKLSPSAFDKLVNDSLQDHLLLLYLSSITRTQLSLAEKLNTAAQIL, encoded by the exons ATGGCGGCGAGCGAGCACACTGTCCTTCAATTCACGCCAACGCAATCGTCGACGAGCCTTTCGGCGAAAGTGCACCCTTTGGTGATCTTCAACATCTGCGATTGCTACGTGAGGCGGCCTGACCAAGCCGAACGTGTCATTGGCACACTTCTCGGATCCGTCCTACCCGATGGTACCGTCGACATTCGAAATTCATACGCCGTCCCTCATAATGAATCCTCCGATCAG GTTGCTCTAGATATTGATTACCATCATAATATGTTGTTGTCTCTCCAAAAAGTGAATCCAAAGGAAGTTATTGTTGGATG GTATTCGACTGGGTTAGGGGTCACTGGCGGAAGTGCATTGATCCATGAATTCTATTCTAGGGAAGTTCCCAATCCCATTCATCTAACAGTGGATACAGGGTTCAGGAATGGAGAGGGTACCATTAAAGCTTATGTATCGGTTAATTTGTCTCTTGGAGACCGTCAGCTTGCTGCACAATTTCAAGAAATTCCTGTTGATCTTCGCATGGTTGAAGCTGAGCGAGTTGGAT TTGACATCCTTAAGACACCAATGGTTGACAAAATCCCGAGTGATTTGGAAGGAATGGAAGCCTCAATGCAGCGTCTACTAGCCCTAATTGATGATGTGTACAAATATGTTGACGATGTTGTG GAAGGGCATGTTGCATCAGATAGTAGCATAGGGCGGTTTATATCTGAAACTGTTGCCTCCCTTCCTAAACTTTCGCCATCAGCCTTTGATAAGCTAGTAAATGACAGTCTTCAG GACCATTTACTCTTGCTATATTTGTCAAGCATCACAAGGACACAGCTGAGCTTAGCAGAAAAGTTGAACACCGCAGCTCAAATCCTCTAA
- the LOC110653571 gene encoding aquaporin PIP1-2 gives MEGKEEDVRLGANKYRETQPIGTAAQSQDDKDYTEPPPAPLFEPTELTSWSFYRAGIAEFIATFLFLYISILTVMGVVKAPTKCSTVGIQGIAWAFGGMIFALVYCTAGISGGHINPAVTFGLFLARKLSLTRALYYMVMQCLGAICGAGVVKGFEGRHQYTLLGGGANSVNPGYTKGDGLGAEIVGTFVLVYTVFSATDAKRNARDSHVPILAPLPIGFAVFLVHLATIPITGTGINPARSLGAAIIFNKDKGWDDHWIFWVGPFIGAALAALYHQVVIRAIPFKK, from the exons ATGGAGGGCAAGGAAGAAGATGTTAGATTGGGAGCTAACAAATATAGGGAGACGCAGCCCATTGGTACGGCGGCTCAGAGCCAAGATGACAAGGATTATACTGAGCCGCCACCGGCGCCGCTGTTTGAGCCGACTGAGCTCACTTCTTGGTCCTTTTACAGGGCTGGTATTGCAGAGTTCATCGCCACTTTCTTGTTCTTGTACATCTCTATTTTAACTGTGATGGGTGTGGTTAAGGCACCCACGAAGTGTTCAACTGTTGGGATTCAAGGGATCGCTTGGGCCTTTGGTGGCATGATCTTCGCTCTTGTATACTGTACTGCTGGCATTTCAG GAGGTCACATAAACCCGGCGGTGACGTTTGGGCTGTTTTTGGCAAGGAAACTGTCCTTGACGAGGGCTTTGTACTACATGGTGATGCAGTGCCTTGGAGCCATATGTGGTGCTGGTGTGGTGAAAGGATTTGAAGGACGTCACCAGTATACTTTGTTGGGTGGTGGTGCCAATAGTGTGAACCCAGGTTACACCAAAGGTGATGGGCTTGGTGCTGAAATTGTTGGCACCTTTGTTCTTGTCTACACTGTCTTCTCCGCCACTGATGCCAAACGTAATGCTAGAGACTCCCATGTTCCT ATTTTGGCACCTTTGCCAATTGGGTTCGCTGTGTTCTTGGTGCACTTGGCTACAATCCCAATTACAGGAACTGGTATCAACCCAGCTCGCAGTCTTGGTGCAGCAATCATCTTCAACAAGGACAAGGGCTGGGATGATCAT tggattttctgggtggGTCCATTCATTGGAGCAGCACTTGCAGCTCTGTACCACCAAGTTGTGATCAGAGCCATTCCTTTCAAGAAGTGA